The proteins below are encoded in one region of Mus caroli chromosome 10, CAROLI_EIJ_v1.1, whole genome shotgun sequence:
- the Sowahc gene encoding ankyrin repeat domain-containing protein SOWAHC: MEGSLELSSEAILRFLAERGGRAGHSELVQHFRDVLGGQREQRTRARERFKELVNAVATVRTDPADGTKYVHLKKRFCTGESPPLEAKLPREPPRIEVTEEPQVPDLAAEPCEGSQHQEANPQLSLGLGGEVSDQEPPAPAQGGAQGKDSPPQEVEAVSWASGPGSSENLKLPPQGEAEGGSSPNGPNTPRSARQNFRDLVMGSSPQLKRSVGPGDGSAGGRSRGGGDSDSASLASSSAEEESSVGASVTLDPLDHAWMLSASEGKWDSLEGLLTCEPGLLSKRDFITGFTCLHWAAKHGRQELLAMLVNFATKHQLPVNINAKSSGGYTALHLAAMHGHVEVVKLLVGAYDADVDIRDYSGRKASQYLSESIAEEIKNLVGALDEDDGDSPAARGGGRWRLSKVLPSHITHKLNPVVEDGAELHHHVPEGWTGGSKAKDSGRKASGSSSGRMKPRLNKIRFRTQIIHTTPSFRDAKPTLEEGEEEEEEEEERSLRGYSSSFKLRPKSNVFG, encoded by the coding sequence ATGGAGGGGTCACTGGAGCTGAGCTCGGAGGCGATCCTGCGCTTCCTCGCCGAGCGTGGGGGCCGGGCGGGACACTCGGAATTGGTGCAACACTTCAGGGACGTCCTGGGTGGCCAGCGCGAACAGCGCACCCGCGCCCGCGAGCGCTTCAAGGAACTGGTCAACGCCGTGGCCACCGTGCGCACCGATCCCGCGGATGGTACCAAGTATGTGCATCTCAAAAAAAGGTTCTGTACGGGGGAGTCCCCCCCGCTTGAGGCCAAGCTCCCCCGGGAGCCCCCGCGTATCGAGGTGACTGAGGAGCCTCAAGTCCCGGACCTTGCAGCGGAGCCTTGCGAGGGCAGCCAGCACCAGGAGGCAAATCCACAGTTGTCTCTCGGACTGGGTGGCGAAGTGAGCGACCAAGAGCCTCCAGCCCCTGCTCAAGGTGGGGCCCAAGGTAAGGACTCGCCACCACAGGAGGTCGAGGCCGTGTCCTGGGCGTCGGGTCCCGGGTCCAGCGAGAACCTTAAACTCCCTCCTCAGGGGGAGGCTGAAGGGGGCAGTTCCCCTAATGGCCCAAACACACCCAGGTCGGCCCGTCAGAACTTTCGGGACCTGGTGATGGGCAGCTCCCCGCAACTAAAGAGGAGCGTGGGACCAGGGGACGGTAGCGCTGGAGGTCGCAGCAGAGGAGGGGGCGACTCCGATAGCGCATCCTTAGCTTCTTCGTCCGCAGAAGAGGAGAGCAGCGTCGGGGCCTCAGTTACCCTGGATCCCCTGGATCACGCCTGGATGCTCTCAGCTTCCGAGGGCAAGTGGGACAGCCTAGAAGGGCTGCTCACTTGTGAGCCCGGCCTGCTCTCGAAGCGAGACTTCATAACCGGCTTCACTTGTCTCCACTGGGCCGCCAAGCACGGCAGGCAGGAGCTCCTGGCCATGTTGGTCAACTTTGCCACCAAACACCAGCTGCCAGTGAACATCAATGCCAAGTCGAGCGGAGGCTACACTGCCCTACATTTGGCAGCGATGCATGGGCATGTAGAGGTGGTGAAGTTACTAGTGGGGGCCTACGACGCAGATGTAGACATCAGGGACTACAGCGGGAGAAAGGCCTCTCAGTATCTGAGCGAGAGCATCGCAGAGGAGATAAAGAACCTGGTGGGAGCCCTGGATGAAGATGATGGAGACAGCCCCGCCGCCCGCGGGGGTGGGCGCTGGAGACTTTCAAAGGTGCTCCCATCACACATCACTCACAAACTCAACCCGGTCGTGGAAGACGGAGCTGAACTTCACCACCACGTCCCCGAGGGATGGACTGGAGGAAGCAAAGCAAAAGATTCAGGTCGCAAAGCCTCGGGCAGCTCAAGTGGACGGATGAAACCACGACTCAACAAAATCCGATTCCGAACCCAGATCATTCACACCACTCCCTCCTTCAGGGATGCTAAACCGACactggaggaaggggaggaggaggaggaggaagaggaggaaaggtcTCTTAGAGGCTACTCATCTTCCTTTAAACTGAGACCGAAGTCCAATGTATTTGGGTAA